ctgctACCCCCTGCTGCCCCCTGCTGTCCCCTTGCTGCCCCCTGCATCCCCCTGCTACCCCTTGCTACCCCCTGCTGCCCCCCTGCTGACCCCTGCAGCCCCCTACTGCCCCCTGCTGCCCCCTGCTGTCCCCTTGCTGCCCCCTGCATCCCCCTGCTACCCCTTGCTACCCCCTGCTGCCCCCCTGCTGACCCCTGCAGCCCCCTACTGCCCCCTGCTGCCCCCTGCTaccccctgcagccccctgaTGCCCCCTGCTACCCCCTGCTgcccccctgcagccccctgctgccccccagctgccccctaCTGCCCCCTGCtgccccctgcagccccctgcagccccctgaTGCCCCCTGCTACCCCCTGCTACCCCCTGCATcgccctgcagccccctgcagccccctgcaGCCCCGCTGCAGTaccccctgcagccccctgctaccccctgctgcccccctgcagccccctgctgccccctgcagccccctgaTGCCCCCTGCTaccccctgcagccccctgcagccccctgctgcctccatccccaggcagggagcagggaaggTGCTGCAAAGCCCGGGGGATAGCGGGGCACCCCCGTCtgtcccctgcagcccccacctGCTCCATGTAGAGCAGCAGCGACTCGCGGTTGTTCTCCCACTCCGTTGGCAGCTCGGAGACGTGAGGGAACTTGTCACACGAGAGCTCCACCGTGATCTCGAAGCAGTTGGTGTGCAGGTAGCTGAAGTCGTTCATACCTGGGGGAGGGCGGCGGTGCATCAAGGTGGGCGGGGGGAGCAGCGGGacctcccccctcccccggGCTGGCACTCACTGCCGGGCACCGTGTGCCAGTTGGCCCCGTTGATGATGTTGCCGGAGCGCATGAAGTCGTCGTAGTGGCAGAGGCGTCGCTCCTCGCTGGCCATGGCCAGGTTGGAGGTGGCGTAGACGGTGGCCAGCCAGCGGAACACGCCGTCGTCGGCCGTGGGGGTCAATTCCTGCGCCTTCCAGTAGGTGCGGGTCATGTCGAAGGGGTATGTGACCACCAGCTCCCCGCCGTGCAGGTTGGCGCTCAGCACGAAGGGGTAGCGCTGCATCCAGTCGATCACCGCCCGCGTCTCGGGGGCCACCTGCGGTCACAAGGTGTCACTGGGGAGCAGCCGGGACCCCCggcccagctctgtgcccccAGGGGTCAACTATGATGACTCCACATCGCTGGGGTGCAGCTGGGACCCtcagcccagccctgtgccctGGGGGCCGCCTGCGGTAAGGCTGCATCGTGGGGGCACCTCCGAGACCCCGCAGCGCCGTGCCCTCACCGTGGCGTTGGCGAAGGTGTAGTACTCAGGGATGGGGATGTAGTGGTTGGGGAACTCGTGGGGCACCAGGTCGTTGTCCTCAGCGTCCCACAGCGCCGTGTTCAGGTCGGCAAAGTTGTGGTTGAGGTCGATGCCCTCGTAGGTCCAGCGGCCCATGGCCCAGCCCGACAGCTCCGACCCCTACGGGGCATGTGGGGTCAGCGGGTGGGCAATGGGACAAGCGCTTGGGGTCGGGTTTGGGGTCGGGATTGGGGCCGTACCAGGCGGTAGGCAGTCTCGTAGCCGTCGGGGTTCatggagggcaggaggtggaTGCGCGTGTCGGTGACCAGCCGCACCACGCGTGGATTGCCGCGCCGGAACTCGCGGCACAGATACTCCATCAGGTTGAGCAGCAGCTCCCGGCCCAGCACCTCGTTGCCGTGCATCCCCGCCACGTAGCGGAACTCGGGCTCACCTGTGGGTCCGGCCCACGTTGGCTGCGGGTCCCGACCCCCCTTGCCCCTCCTCAGCCCCAAATCCCACCCCACAGACGCACCCACTTCGTGCTGCCCCGGGTTGTCGGAGATCTCCATGACGTACATCTTGAGGCCCAGGTAGCTCTTCCCGATGCTGTAGATGCGGGTGATGTTGGGGCACTCCTCATTCACCCTCTTCATCAGCTGTGGGGAAAGCACCCACTTTGGGCTCTGGGGGCACCCAGAGCTGCGGGGACCACATGGGGGGATCCCGACGCACCTTCCTCATCTCCTTGTAGTTGTGGTGCCGGAAGTCCAGCTTGTCGGTGGGCACGGGCTCATTGGGCCACTGGTAGATGTtgttggggtctatggggtggggaCAGGGGTGAGGTGAGGGATGCAGGGAGCAGACCCCAACCCACACACTGTGCCCGTTCCCACCTGGCATGGCGCAGCCCAGCACTTCGGCCCGCAGGCAGATGGTGCCGTTCTCAAACCAGCTCTGCGGGTTGATGCGGATGTAACGTGCCACCGCCGGGCACGGCAGCACGTTCAGCACCGGCGTCTCGGGGTCCTTGTTGGCTGGGAACACCTGGGGGGGGTCCCAACCCCTGCGTGACCATGGGCACAGCGCGGCCCCGGGGGGTgctgggatgtggggagggggcggAGGCGCCAATGGGGACCAAAGGGTTATGGGGACCAAAGGGTTACGGGCGCTGCGCTGCGTGGCCCCATCCTCCCCTGGCCCCATTCCAGCCCCTAATGAAGAGTGGACACGTGGCAACGGGCTGAGCCCGCACTGAGGGACCCAAGTGGGGCAGAATCGTGGGGCCGGGGTATCACACTGCTCTGTGCCCCCCCACAGCATAGGGACCCCCAGGGATGAGCACGGGGACCCCAAACCGCTCCTGGCAATGGCAGCTCACCCCGGCTCCCGGCACAGCTGTGACCCAGGGACCCCGGCCCTGCCGTCGGCCCCTGTttctcccacagccccacacactGCGGTTGTGGGGGGACCCACCTGCACCCACCCACCCTCACAGCTCCCACGCGTGTCCCTGGGCTCCACGCTGCCGTGCTCGCCTCCGGTCACACCCCACTGTGCCACGAGGCCCCGCTCAGCCCCGCGTGTCCCCCCGCGCCCCCGGCCCCCCCCGGCgggcagcagcacaagcagcctTTGTGCGGAGGGGAAGCGCTGCGGATGCTCTGCGGGACGGGAGGCCAAAGGCAACAGCGGAGCCCGCTGCAGCCGTTAACCCGCGGAGCCCCGCCGTGCGGGTCGGGGGAAGGACGGGGCTCGTACCGCCTCCTCGGTGCCGTTGCGGCACGGCTGCCACGCGTGCGTGTCGTTGCTGAACTGCACCTTGTAGGAGGTCACCCAGTCGTACCTGCGGGGGGGGGGCGCAGCGTCAC
This DNA window, taken from Excalfactoria chinensis isolate bCotChi1 chromosome 4, bCotChi1.hap2, whole genome shotgun sequence, encodes the following:
- the CPXM1 gene encoding probable carboxypeptidase X1, giving the protein MGGPGGSAATTPRGTAPPKATATAPPKGTATTPTRRTEQGGPSSAAPTRGGPGPKAPAPRKKLVRVKVVRKKVLKKKPKAPAKSPPAPQEQPCPPLGLESLRVQDSQLRSSSDKRYGLGAHRGRLNIQSGLYDGDFFDGGWCAGQEDAAQWLEVDARRLTNFTGVITQGLNSIWTYDWVTSYKVQFSNDTHAWQPCRNGTEEAVFPANKDPETPVLNVLPCPAVARYIRINPQSWFENGTICLRAEVLGCAMPDPNNIYQWPNEPVPTDKLDFRHHNYKEMRKLMKRVNEECPNITRIYSIGKSYLGLKMYVMEISDNPGQHEVGEPEFRYVAGMHGNEVLGRELLLNLMEYLCREFRRGNPRVVRLVTDTRIHLLPSMNPDGYETAYRLGSELSGWAMGRWTYEGIDLNHNFADLNTALWDAEDNDLVPHEFPNHYIPIPEYYTFANATVAPETRAVIDWMQRYPFVLSANLHGGELVVTYPFDMTRTYWKAQELTPTADDGVFRWLATVYATSNLAMASEERRLCHYDDFMRSGNIINGANWHTVPGSMNDFSYLHTNCFEITVELSCDKFPHVSELPTEWENNRESLLLYMEQVHRGIKGVVRDEETGEGIANAVIAVDGINHDVRTAADGDYWRLLNPGEYEVTARAEGYEAATRPCRVSFENVPTPCSFRLARRRLRGRGPPDLQLRLHRHRLRRLRAQRRAP